A window of Dermacentor andersoni chromosome 4, qqDerAnde1_hic_scaffold, whole genome shotgun sequence genomic DNA:
TGTACAATTTCAACTCCCTCCTTTATCTGTCATCTGGATTTTTGCAAACTTGCTGAGAACGTCGTACTTATCAGTGACACGTTTATTCGTCTTTCCTGAAGTCACTGACTGAGCGCCAAGCACGAACTGCTGTCCATGGGGCAGCGAATACTAAGCGGCCAGCTACTTAGACCTAACACGCACTGGCTGTGTCTTTGCAGCCTACAGAATGACATACAGGCTCAGTAATGTTTTATTTGAACATGTGGGACTGGTTCGGCCGAACGTTCTGATCAGCTGGCCATGACGGTGCACGCTATTGTGATGAgagcgattattattattattattatcattactattattattattattattattattattattattattattattattattattattattattattattattattagatacaACAGCGCCAGCACTTTACTTTTATTCGCCAGAATATGTAGCCGGGATAAATAAAATCAGCGAGTACCAtgcaaataaaaattaaaaaaaaagtagtgcCTGTAAAGCAATATAATGATGATAATGTGCAGCTGAACAGTCATGCTATCGGACTCAATCAGAGATAAAAGATAGAGATAACGAGCTGTCACGTTAAAGATTTCGAATAAATTAAAATGAAGTTAACACTTACGGgaaaataatgaataaaattGCCACAGTAACCCAGTAATGCACGTAGAAATCTAAACACAGGCCAACGAACAAGTGTGTGGCTGGCTGGACGCATTCGATAAGCGCTTTTGCCGTGCTTCAAGCGTATACATTTATTAGAGTACAATTACGTACAGCCTCCCTATCTTTCTTGATAATATCTCGCCACCGCCAACCAGCAAGTGCACCAGCACCTTGGGGTGGAGCACAGTGGCTAAACGAGCGAGAAGTTGCACGCGCTGTGAAAGTGCGAGCGAGTCAGAGTTTCGTCTGCTATTCATCAACAGCAACACGTCAGCACCGCAGCAAGGCACTCACGTAGCTGGTCAGTGATCACGTGACGTAATGAAAGAATTGGTAGGACGTACGTGCTAAGAAATATGCCAtcgcgaaaaaaaagagaaaaaaagaagcaccgcTTGCTTTTCCACTGACCTGCACAAGGGTAATGAATGTTCTGATAACGGAGGGCGTGTAGTGAGCTACGTGGAATACGCTAAGGCCCTTGATGTCTAGAATGGCTACGACGCCCCTGATCTGGAATTCTTCTTGAAGCAGGACATGTTCGGCGTGCACTATGCAAATCCTCAAGAAGTCGTCCAGTGAGCATATATCGGTGTTCCAGCCGCCTggcaaaaggggaaaaaaaaaagaacgaatgatAAATAAAACGTGGCTTTAGAGAGAAATTAATCGCTACATGCAGCAGAGCGTAACTTCACTTTGCCTAAATTGGTTACAAATGAGAAGTCTATAATATGTAAGGCGCCTTGGCAGAACTGCAGGCCAGGTAATGGCCTTTCTTATTAGCAACCTTTAATTGGCGGCCTAGGCAGACGACGCGTGCACTTGTGGGTCAGAGGTTTTGAGGTCAAACCTAGCTCATCGCCTCGGAGATCCTTTAAGGCGCCGCAGCAAGCCATCGCTTAATCACAGAGGCTGCGCAAGGCTTTTCTTAGGCTGCGCAATCTCCAgaatcggcccacgaaagaggttTGAAGCATAcacgatacggaaaagtggtggttCGCCACCAAGATATACTTTATCTTTAATAcgtaaacataaatgaaattgacCGATAGCAGGATTCGAACAGATGACCCTTTATCACAGCAGCTCGATCCGCGCTAACCATTAGGTCATGGACGCATGTCTCAGTAAGCGGAATAGAACATCCTTAAGAATTTCCCGTGTGCAAGCCAGAGCGTTGAGACCTTCGGCGCGCTTTATGAACAGTCTACGCGATTTTTCTCCGCCATCAATGATTACGCATAAAAATAATGTTTCCTTCAGGTTTGGTATGTTTTCTGAAGAACATTACTCACATTACCTGTATGATATCGCTTTCGGTCAGAATTGGAACGCCAGGTGGCGAAAAATGTTTAGGCGCACTTCGTGTTCCAATCGCAGATACTGGTGCACAGAGGAAGCTGTATTCTAATAACTCAGGTTAGACAACTTCGCTTGCTGGAACAAACTGTCAAACAGCTTACGCAGACTATGCAGGCCGTACGGGCTCCGTCGGCTTGTGCCATCGTTTTCCCACACGTAGTAGCCGAGGTACGGGGGCTAGAACGGTACCTGCCGGCTCAAGCATGGTTTCTCCAGCTAAGCACCACGTCCATCACACTGCGCTAACATGCACCCGCGTGTTGCCAGGGGGGCCGGCCGAGAAGCTCCAGCGGAACGCTAATCGCAAGGAAGCAAGGCCGACCCGCATACGCGCAAAGATAACTTCGCGTGTTCAGACGCAGAAGCAGTGTGCTGCTGTGTATGCGGCACGCGCTGCAGCTGAACGCCCAGACGTGGTGCTACGAGAACAGGAGACCGAGGCTAGGCGACAGCGTCGACAAAACCCTGCAGTTGAAAAGCGCGAAGCGGTACCCAGACGTCGTTCCCATCGTGAGCACACCGCAGTACGGGAACGCGAGGTCAACACAGGGCGACAACGCGCCGTCAAGACCCTGTACTTATAACCGATGTTGCCCGCGGACATCGAGCTTTCTCTGTTCACACATGCCACACCACGTGTGTTTACTtagtcagcttacgtttactgCAATCCAAACTGCCACAACAGCTACAAGTCTTACACCTCGTGTAGAATTCTAAGATGCTGCCGCAGCATTATTAACTGCTTCGCCTTTATAGGGCGAaactgtggtgtttttcttgttaATTTTTATTCGAATGAAGGTTCAAGCCCTCTACATTCTGGACCAAAATTCTGCAAGCGTTACCACGCCCTAAATAGTTTGTTATAATACTAATATTTATGGACCATAGTTTCGGTTTCTGTGCCCAGGAGACGGATGCGTCATGAGGCCACGATACACTGGCTCAATTCGTTTCTATGATTGTTGTGGCTGCGACGAGCGAGTACACCCAGAGGAATAGCGCGCCATAATCTTGATTACAATTTTTATACGAGCAACGTCATCAAACCTAGTCTTAGAGTTAAGGGAGCTCAGAAAATTTTGCTCGGTGCCATGACGTCGCGATGATATTAATGACTTTATTGCGAAATGAGCGTATCTTGCAAATGTTTCCAACCTTCGTACTTGATAAGCGTCTACCTTGCATACGTGCAAGACGCGTGTAGTGCTGTTTTGACAACTTGGAAAATATacgtcagtactcctttaaaggcAGTGCCAGAAAGACAAGAAGTATCGACTCCGGTAGATATAAATATTTATGGCTGAAAGCCTAAATTATACACACGGGGAAAACGAAGCTCCTGTCAGTTTTCCCGGTATCTGCGTGTTGTGCTTTAAGCCCCGAACATCTACAAGCCCGTCCAGTTGTCTACGCCTTCGGAATATATAAATGTGGCATCGCCCACCTCATAATTAGAAacagagagaaaaacaaaaacaaaatatgtaTGTTATAGAGGAAGGCACAGTTCTGTACGGAGTCCTTTTTTAGCTGaaccaaattttaaaaaaatgcgtGCGGCAAATAGCGCAATCATTGATCTGAATTACTCAATGAGGCGGCCATCACTTCTACGATAAATGAAAACTCATAAATGAATAATTAACATGATGACACTAATTAAAGTGTTTACTTTTTTACCTTAGGGCACATATTTCAGTCTAGGTATTGTAGCTAGTGAGATCGCAAGGCATATCAACTTGGAATGTATTCTGAGCATGGCactggtttcgagatatgcgctgtCAAAGTTGGGGTAAAAATGTACTGTTGTTACGCTGAAGATATGGAAACGTAGAGCTTAGTTAACAGAAGCCAGCGTTAAGACAGTGTACCGGCGGCGATAATAAACGCAACAGTGAGGCATTACCTCATGCTTTAAGCCAATAACAACGATGGTACAAGTTTTCCATAAAATATACCACAAGCAAGAGGCACAGTTCATCTTGTTTACATCTTTTTTACGTGTTCTGTGTTTCTTTGCAGCTTTTCTCTAGGAACTACAAAGTGTAACCTCACTGACGGCTCCCAAAGACCTGTTTCTGCTGAGTATGTTACAAAATGTTTGAGTATCTGCTGAGTATCTGCTAAAATGCTGAGTAtctgcacagacagacagacggacggaaggacggacggacacggacggacggaaggacggttggacacggacggacggaaggacggttggacacggacggacggaaggacggttggacacggacggacggaagTACGGTTggacacggacggacggaaggacggttggacacggacggacggaaggacggttggacacggacggacggaaggacggttggacacggacggacggaagTACGGTTggacacggacggacggaaggacggttggacacggacggacggaaggacggttggacacggacggacggaaggacggttGGACACGGACGGACGAAGGACGGTTggacacggacggacggaaggacggttGGACACGGACGGACGAAGGACGGTTGGACACGGACGGACGAAGGACGGTTGGACACAGACAGACTTAAATCGAACAAGACACTTGAGATTCGTTGACCTCACCAGTCCTGAACTTCAACACTGCTCTCCCCTTGGGATCCGTCTTGCGCGACAATGTCACCAGCCGATGCTTACGGCAGGCGTCGTTGAAAGGCACATTGCATGGCGTTAGTTCTCCGAACAGCTGTGGATTGTCCCTACGAACTTTAAAATACTTTTTGACGTTCTTGAAGGCGCTCTGGGGGTCATACTTTCTCGCCCGTAGAAACTTGACGAGGAAGTCTTCGTCCGTAGGACAGTCGAGTAAGGGTTCACCTGATTGTTGTAGAAATGTGAGAAAATTAAAGGTCTGAATATTCGCCTGAAAAAAATCTATTTCCTTGCAAATCGTGGTCACTTTTAAACAAATACTGCGAAGCACGTAGCCACGTATTGCTAGCAGCGACGAATGCACACAAATGGTAAGAACGATGCCAGTGTTATTTCTGGAGCGAAATTACATTTCTCGTGAAATGCAGCAACTTCGTTTCGAATCCACAAATTGGGAACCAATGAAGTTTAATATTAAGTTatgattttatttttatttagaacGACCTCACAGGCCTGCGAAGAGGCATAGCATGAGGGGGCCATATGGTACAGTTTATCACAAGATACAATCGGTAAAAAGACATCGATGCATAAAAGGATTCAAACACTGGCACAAAACGATGAAATTTACATATTTACAGAAAGAtgtcaaaaacaaagaaaaaatggaATGAACAGGTAAGCATTGCATAAAAACAGCAAGCACAGCAAGAAGTATTACATAAAAGCAGCAAGGTACATTGCGTTGAACACTGAATGCACGAATTGTTTTTTAATAAAACTGAGATTTTTATCTTGTTCTCGACGTGTTTTGGTGGTGCTTTACTGATACAATTCCCCAACATGCATAATCTGAGCGAGGAAAGCAATCAAGGATCTTAAATGTAAAAAAAGAGTTCTATAACAAATGTATTCGAAGATTCTCCTTCCAATACGCTTGAACCCACCTAGGATTAGCTCCCGCAGTTGATGCAAGGCCTGTTCCTTTACTGCAGGCGTTTCTCCTAGCTCTTGCTGTGCAATATCTCTCAAATCTCCAGGCAAATTGAAGCCTTCCCGAAAGTTTCCGTTGCTGTCGTTCGGCATCGTCAAATTTTCTGTGCGTCAGAAAATGCATACGCCGCGGTTATACGTTAAGTGCCATCCACGTCGAGCACATTATGAACACATGTTTCACAAGCACACTTTTATCATTTGTGCGTACCTGAACTTGCGCAGGGCCAGAACTTGTAGATGTTGCTGCAGTAAAAACTAGTTTTTGTCCATTTCACTGAGAAAAGTCTTGAATCACTGATATTCTGGAGCGTCCACGTAACTCTATATAACCCCGCTATGACCGTGGTAGCTTCAAAAACTAACGatgtatttttctgtcttttttgtgtgtgtgcaatgaAATGTGGGTCATATTAGCCGCAGCTGGCGGCGTTAGCATTTTCGTTACACAGGTGCCTATCATCTTTTACTGGTTCAGTACACTTATAAAAGAACTAGCTCACCGCCGCGTACACATctctttttcgtttgtttttataATTTTCCAGAAATCTCGGCGGGCGCAAGCAAATGAACATGTTCCCAGTTTTTTCGTTAACTAGCTAGAAACTACGGTAACCAAGTGTGCAATTAACTAAATTACTAACAGTCAAACACTTTAATATGTTTTGAAATGGTGGTGGCGGCAGTGCTGTTCGGCGACTCTGCATGCGGTTACATGTAGGGAATGCCGCCCGGCGCCATGTAATCAGGCGGATGGATAATCACTCGCCATTATGTTGATGTAGTTAGATACAAGGTCAAAACTCGAACTTAGTGTAAATAGTCTTGCCTTGCGTGACGCCGAGATAAAATCATGCGTTGGCACAGGTACTGTCGGCAGGTCTGAATGAATGAATCGGATTGCTGCATGAAGTGCTATGTATCTAGGATCACATCCcgaccccggcggccgcatttccatggaggcGAAATCCGAAAATGCCGGTGTgttgtgcattgggtgcacgttaacgatacccaactggtcaaaattaatccggaatcccccactacggcgccccTCAAGATCATatcgtgttttggcacgtaaaacccattttatttaaatattttaaaGGACCTGACAGCGACAAATTAGAACTGTTTCAGGGTGGGCCTGGAAGCTGGCTGTAAGCGTTCATGCATGGAAAGCTTTGTTCTAATTTCAAAACTGCGCAGTGTTTATATGGCCGCCTTGTCGGCACCTGCTGTGTGTTATGGTGGCTTGGCGTTTGTTAAATGCTGGACAGTATTTGCTGCAGTTTGTTGGAATTAAATTCATTGGTATGGAGACATTTACATTCCGCAGTCCCTGTAAACGAAGTTCTGAAATGGCGTTAGCACTAGCACGGAATGCGACAATGGATTCTGCAGGCATACATTCGAATTACGCGGCACGAAACGGGTAAAAGCTCAAGGTATCGCGTGCATCGAGTCACCCTGGAAAAGCAAacacacaaatcacgaaatagCTTTGCTAATCACAACCGTGCTTCGTGATTCTCAGTGAAAAAAAGAGCTGTTCAAAAACGACGATAGATACGCGTCGGACAAGCAGGCCAACCTCAACTTACCGGCGGTCGCTGCTGGTAGACTCCGCGTTGGTCTCAGATATAGCCAAACTGTCAAGTCAAAAGCATTTTTATACCTTCACAGTTCTGACGAGGCACCAAATGGTCCCGCTTTTTCGAGTCGTCTTAGCAGCCACGTTCTTCTCGAACCATGCATCTGCTAAAACAGCTACCTACTTCTTCCTCCTACTGTTGGGGGGGTCTCGCGATTAGTCGGCCAATTCAGCGCCACCTAGCTTTGGTCAGTTCAACCTGCTTCTTCCCCCGAGCATCCAAATAAATGCTACAGCAGCGCTACAGCATCGCGACCTTGATGCCGGCACATTCGCCTTGCATGCGATTACTTTTACGGCGCCTCCTCGCTCGTTGCACAATCAAACCAGCCTTCGGGTATCTCTGGAATAGCAAATAGCAACAGCTGCTGAATTTcctgtatttttctttccttttttttgacaGAGCAGCCTGCTCACTATTCCGCCGGTGGCCGGAcatgtaaaagagagagagagacaaggtcAGAAAAGTCTGCTTACTGATGCAACACCCTAGGAACCATTAGAGTCACGCAAACTCCTCCGGTTCGTGTAAGTGCGCGTCTAATTGTTAACTACATTTCGGAAATTATCCATTTCTCGTTAAGCAAGAAGGGTAAATTATTTCCCTCGGAAAGTACGCGAAGTAAATCATTCTTGCACAGAGTTGCAGGCCTACGCTGTGCATTAACTACAATATCCTTAATGCTCTGTTCAAAACGCGAGGAGTAGCCAGTGCCATTTCACAGCGCCAGAATCTCTTATTCTCTGAAATGAAAAGAGACAGCTGAGGTCAACGTTAGTTCGTCGTGTACATGTTGTcacaaaatgttctttttttattattcttattgACTTATGTTGTGTTGCACTTATAGCTCATGAACTTGGATTGCGAGCTAGTAGTTGCTGTGTTAGGACTTGTAAATAACTCGCCCGAACTCGTTTTTGAGGGCTTTTGCGCTGCTATGACTTTGTTATCATAAGTGTCTATCTTTTTATGCAGCTTGGAGCAGGAGCATAGCCGGTACCCCTACGAGGCACAAAGATCTCCTTACTATGTTTAATTGAAAAAGGCGCCTTGCCGAAGTTATAAATAAAGTGAAGAAACATACAAAAACACAGTGCTATGTCTCTGTATGCTGTTGGCGTTATTTGTAGCTTATAGTAGGGGGTTTAGAGCAACTTATAAAGCGGGATCCCTTATCAGTGAAAGATCCGTAGAGCTACTAAGTAGAGGTCAGATAGAGGGCATTAGCTGTTCGTATTTGCTTTTGGTTTTTTGCTGCTGAAGATAAGCTTCATCTGCCAGCGAAAAAATCGGCTAGCTCGAACGCTTAAGCCATGGATATGTTAGGCAAGCGGTAAAATTAACATTACAACCGTTCGTCATGGCCTTCCtcgctgctttattttttttcacccACGAGGGGTCAGAAGTCACCATTTTCGTTTATTTCTGCCCAACTGGCCTATCGCAACAAGCGTGAGGTCTGAAATGCACTGAAAGACGAAAACCAAAAGGACACTTATGCGCCTCTGTAATTTTCCCAACCACTTTCGAAACCGACCATCTTAAAATGTCTGCCTTACCTTTCAGCACAGCTGCAAGAATGCTCTGTTAAGCTTAAAAACAGTAGTACGGGTGGTTATATTTTTGTCTGGGAGCTTTTACAGTGGCTGTGTGCTATGTATGTAGATCTTGCCTTTACCTTCTGCTTACTTCTCGTAGCTCTAATTCCTTCTGTCTCATACCCAAGTGCAGGGTAGAAAATTAGATTTTGTGTACTGGTTTACTTTCCTGCCTTCGCCTGTCTTTCTTCAACTTTGTAAACTGTAAACACGATTTCACACCAATAATAATTAGAACACCTTACTTATCTTTATTTCTTACCATTGAGAGTGcgtttgcaaaaaagaaagaaaaattaaatgtTTGGGAATTAAAACTTAATTTGTAATCTGTTTGCTTAATTAACAACAAAACTGATAACTCGCTACAGCATACAAAAAAAAGCGGTACTATTTTCTATGCGTTAAGGTAACCGTGGATATCAAGATTTAGAGGCATATAACTCAGCGTACTATGTATGGAGCGTTGGTCATTACGTATATTACGTATTACGGGACGCGTAGCATATTACGTCGTGTATGTCTTTCGCAAAGGCGCAGATGCCGAGGTTCGTTCAGGTTCAAGAATTGCTACTAAGTGCGGTTTCGCTTTCTTCCGCTGTTTTCTGTTTTCCAGGTAGAGCaaaaaaatttagaaagaaagaaagacgccaCGAGAACATTACACTGGTACGAGTCTGCACCGACTGCATAATGAATGCCTGCATGCAGTTAACCTTTGATAGAACACATGCATTGGGAACAAAGAGCCGGTACCGATACATGGTTTGCCATCACAAAATTCAAGAGACATTCAAAGGTAGGGGACAGAAGACTTCTGCTGACAAACATTGGTCAAGTTTTTGAGAGATACTGCGAGCATGATAGTGTTAACCGGTGATTCTTAAGATAAAACGAAGTTAGTATTCAATGCCGTTGTAACGTCAGCTgctaaaaaatatatttaacatgGAATAGAAAGACAGCTTAAAGAGAAACTGTACGTGGGAAAAAGTTGCAGTAATTCTATACACGCATTGAATTTTGTGTAACGGAATGACGAAATGGCATGATCCAAAGATTCAGCTTATTTGGTTGACACCACAGAGCTCAACGTATCCTTTTCTTAATACCAGAGTTTGATAAGTGAAAATTATGATTTAAACGCAGGAAATATAAAGGGATACTAGAGCACACACTATTTGCACAGAAGTCTGTCATCCTCATCTGTGTGCCAATATATCATTTTGTTGCGTAGAACATACCTCCGAAGGTCTTCATGCTGCCCCTCAATTTGAATCACCCATGCCAAAATGGGCGTGTTGACGTAATTTCCACGAGACCTTTGTTTAGACCGCTCGGTGAATCAGCCATTGCTGAGGTAACATGAGACGTTCAATAGTGCACAACAGATGACGCTATTCCGATTTTCTATTTTAGTCATTTTCTCCCTTAAAAAAGCTATATTCTCCCTCCAAATAACAGAACTCGTTGCTCCAGAAGTGTAATCGTTCAATCGAATttgacttaatattttccttcagTTTTCTGTAACGTAAAGCCCATGGTAGCGTTATTGATACACTGGAGCTAAGTTTCA
This region includes:
- the LOC126536774 gene encoding alpha-tocopherol transfer protein-like isoform X1; its protein translation is MPNDSNGNFREGFNLPGDLRDIAQQELGETPAVKEQALHQLRELILGEPLLDCPTDEDFLVKFLRARKYDPQSAFKNVKKYFKVRRDNPQLFGELTPCNVPFNDACRKHRLVTLSRKTDPKGRAVLKFRTGGWNTDICSLDDFLRICIVHAEHVLLQEEFQIRGVVAILDIKGLSVFHVAHYTPSVIRTFITLVQDCLPLRIKAVYIINNPALFDLLFAIAKPFMKAKLVNRIRFFGYDLEELHSLVPDDVIPEEHGGTNESYDFDTIEEELKGEEKFFEKINAYGYRKEEKNGK
- the LOC126536774 gene encoding alpha-tocopherol transfer protein-like isoform X2, with protein sequence MPNDSNGNFREGFNLPGDLRDIAQQELGETPAVKEQALHQLRELILGGWNTDICSLDDFLRICIVHAEHVLLQEEFQIRGVVAILDIKGLSVFHVAHYTPSVIRTFITLVQDCLPLRIKAVYIINNPALFDLLFAIAKPFMKAKLVNRIRFFGYDLEELHSLVPDDVIPEEHGGTNESYDFDTIEEELKGEEKFFEKINAYGYRKEEKNGK